From the Labeo rohita strain BAU-BD-2019 chromosome 21, IGBB_LRoh.1.0, whole genome shotgun sequence genome, the window ACTAATGCAAAAACCCAACTGTCTTGCTTAAATAACGCAAAAATAAGTAAACTGTAAAGAAATACCCATAATGCACCCGGCTGCTAGCACTGACTGCCGGgtcattacaatatatatatatatatactgccctccaaaagtttggaaacacccctgggaaagtgtggttttggacgatgtCAGCAtaataaatccttatcatttttggtgcaaatacattaaagtaacttgacatgatcattgaagaccagccataataattttcattttgattacataaaaaTGGCAATATATGCATgccaaagtcagacatgcccctttgccagctgtgatgcctggttactggtttaaacttggcccaggtttttaaacgatttttgggtcagcacatcttaatagcttcaacaattgattgccaattaagtttagaatacaatgaatttaggcccagattatgcagagctgtaagagctgctaatggtggatattctGATGAATCGaaaagtttttttctatgtataaactgtttatgtaataaaatgtgttttcgtagtttgtgttgtcccttatcagtgcaaaattataacaaattaaaaaggattcatgctagtattgtccaaaaccccacttttctagggcgtttccaaatacatatatatatatatatatatatagcctattaCTGAGATACAGCCCTTCTGACAAACTAGTTTTGGTTTCTACACTTGAAATTTTCACTGATGTTTAATTAGTTAAATACCAAATAATTTAACCTATCTATGCGATTATGTACTCAAGTGTCAACAAGCTTAATGCCAGAGTGAaatgaaattgttttacaaAGTAATGATGGATATGTATTAATACTATGGATGCATTACAGAAGACTACATATGtaagatttaaatattaaaataacaaacaccTTAATCTCTTACAATTTGTATtctctgttgttttatttctttgcatcattcatgtaataaaacaaacaagcaaaaaaattcacaaacatacatagatacacatatataaaacagtaaaagATTTCTAAAGAGCAGAAAGCTCCATTCAAGGCACTATTTCTTACTTTGTacaagtaaataataattttaacacattaattACAGTCAGTAAAATAAGAATATACTTCACACCATTTATCATTCAAATTCAAGGAAACTCGTTGATAACCTTTGGTTGTTTCCATCATATTAACACTAAAGTTCTCTTGTGTATGGTAGTGATCATCTCTGTTTGTGTGTTCAAATGGAGTAAAGTGACCGTCTCAGGCAGACTCTTTCAGGAGGACACAACTTGGATCCTTTGTGGCCAAATCCTCTTTTTCAGGTAATCTTTTGGCTTTTTTCCATCCGAAACCTCTGTAATAAGTGAAAgagttgaaaaacaaaaaacgtatTATGGTTACCTATTTACGCATGACATTTTGCTCATGTCACTCACACTTTAAACTTTAACATTCTCTTGCGACATGTCTTGCGGGTCAAATCCAACTAGCACAAAATGTCAATGTGAACCAAGTCACTGCCGGCTCACCTGTCATCCACATCCTGGATAGTATCGGGCAAAGGTTGTGAAAGGGTCTCTGGGAGAAAAAAGGCGAAGATCCCACTAAGAATCGGAGCCCCTCCGTAGATGAAACCAGGTAGCCATGGGGTATCCTCCCCAAGAAGAAGCACCATGGGGGCCACCATCGCTCCAAACCGAGCCATCATGGACACCCATCCCATTCCATTTTGACTGAGAGGACACAGAGGAAAATTGCATAAGCTGACATCACTTGCTCTGAAATTATAGGTTTCTGCAGATCTTGTTATTGCttgttaaaaaggaaaaaaattatgGACAATGCAGGGCTGAAACCATAGATATTGAAGGGGACAAGTCAAATTATCTCTCCCAATATTTGCTGTTTGTTGTTAGAATGACAAAAGGttgaaatagttacatttttaggtaGTCTAAACGTGCTTGGCAATGTCAAAATGATTaagaccaggggtgcccaaactctgtcctggagggctggtgtcctgcagagtttagttccaacttgcctcaacacacctgacGGGACTTTTCTAGTATGCCTGGTAAGGCTTGATTAGCTGGGTCAGGTGTGTCTTATtggggttggaactaaactctgcaggacactggccctccaggaccgagatTGGGCACCTCTGATTAAGATTAATCAAATCAAAGAAGGCTGGAAAGCCGtgatggttagggagtcgggcttgtaaccgaaaggttgtgggttcgagtcccaggtctggcagggattggAGGTGGTGGgaagtgaataaccagcgctctctccaccctcaataccacgactgaggtgagcactgaacccccaactgctccccgggcaccGCAGCGATGAGGTAAGATGTAAGTAGCTAAACATTTAATATGTGACAACCATTCcacaatatactgtatatgtaaaataagCAACAGTAATATCCAATGAtgcaaaatacacttttttcacaattttgaattaaaaatataagatGCATCATTTGGCCTATATGGCAAGAAACGTTTTTccattttgcattattaatcGAAGCCCGTTGCCAccactaaatttttttttttttttttttttttaaagaaaggtAATTGCGATCTTTTAATctgacaattttgactttttaaattctgagaatgaagtcagaattgcaggatataaattcgcagttccgactttttttctcagaattacgagttgatatatttttttcctcgcaattgcaggatataaattcataattgcaagttattaagtcagaattgtgagatgcacacactcaattctgagaaataaagtcagaattgcaggaatAATAGTTTTTCACGAAATTGTGAGTctacatctcgcaattcagattgaattttttttttttttttttggagaagtGTGTTacaaactttttctcagaatcgcaagtttatatctcataattgtgactttttttattgcaattgcgggatataaactcacaattctgactttttttttctcagactaaactctcaattgcaagttatcaagtccaattctgaggggacaaaaaaaagtctgatattttctcagaattgtgagtttatatctcataattctgacactTTTGGTCAAATTTCATGGTTTTGAATTGAAAATATAGGCATCATTTAACCTATGTGGCAAGAAACGTTTTGCCATATTGCATTATGAATGGAAGCCCGTTAACACCACTATATAacaatatagatatatatttttttaagataactgcaactttttatcttataattctgactttttttctcgcaatcgtgagtttacatctcacaattttgagaaataatgtCAGCATTTCAGGATAAAAATTCgcagttatgacttttttctcaaaattgcgagttgatatctcgcaattgtgactttctcgcagttgtgggatataaacttacaggtctgactttttttctcagaattgtaagattcaaactcacaattgcgagttatcaggtcagaattgcaagatacaaacacttaatcctgagaaataaaatcagaattgcgggaaataaacttgaagttctgactttttttctcacaattgcgagtttacatcttgcaattctggattttcttttagaattgtgagctataaactcaTAACTGCAGAAttatcaagtcagaattgcaagatataaacactcaattctgagaaataaagtcaaaatttcagtaaataatcttgcagttctgactttttctcacaattctgacttgtcttttagaattgtgtgaaacaaacttgcaattttgacttttttctcagaattgtgagatataaactcacaattgcgagttatcaagttagaattgcgagatataaacactcaattctgagaaaaaaagtaagcatTTCAGGATATACCTTCGCAGTtacgacttttttctcagaagtgcgAGCtggtatctcacaattgtgattttttttttctctcgcaattgcaagattatatctcgcaaatgtgactttttttcacagaattgcgactttatatctcacaattctgacttaataatttgtatatataaacttaataatattgTAGATATAGACTtgcaattctgcaaaaaaaaaaaagtcacatttgtgacatatattataagaaaaaagtcagaaattcaagtttatatctttgtTTCTCAGAAATCTCTTTAtctcttagaattgcaagtttaaatcttgcatttctgagtttttttctcgcTACTgggagaaaaaagccagaactgcaagatgtaacctcgcatttgcaagaaaaaagttagaattgtgagattaaaaagtcacaattacctttttttaattatatatatatatatatatatacacacacacacacatatatatatatatatatatatatatatatttagtggCAGAAGCTGGCTTCCATAATAAAAGTCAATCtgtgcatattaaaaaaaaatctaaattcctTTCTCAAAGTTTTAAATTgattacaaaaatattcttcattcttttcaaactttcagttgtcattaataatttattcttgttattttactgttctttttttatttaagtcctttatttagttcatttaaaaacaatacgggtggttattattatttaaaggtgTTAAATAAAGGATTTAAATAAGTTATAAATTGAGGGTAAAGTAATCTAAACTATTTGCAAagaattttgcaatatttttatttcataatatgcACACAATCACTCTTACTAATGAATggatacaataaaaatattgcagTAGTTCAAATTGATCTTTTTATCCTCTTAAATCCATTTAAATTCTTtaattctttctttatttatttttttaaataaaaatactattactACCCCCCATCTCCAACGTCCAAGTCATGGTTTTGACCTTGTGTGATTGAACTGTGAATCatagttcatttttttgttttaggatGAGGCTGACACTACTTAATTACCGGATGACCGTGGGATACAGCTCTCCAGAGTACAGGTAACAGCAGTTGAAGGACGCAGCCAGGCAGCCCTTCCCTATCACTGCCAGACTGGTACGTAACATTTGCAGGTCTGCACATGTACAAAAACAAGAGTCAGTATACACAGGTACACAATCAGCCATGTGAATGTCAAACTTGAAATGCCAGGGTCTTGATTTCTGTGATACTAAAGGACAGACAAACCTCTAGATTTCACTGGAATAACAGCTATTGAAAACTAATGACCCCATGTGACAGTGAGACTGCAGTTTCATTATTACTGTGCTCGACTGCCAACCAGGCTCAAATTCTTACCATAAGGCACCAGAAGATTAATGAGTATCATTACGCCAGCCAGTACAAGAGCTCCACACTGAGATGGTCTTCGTCCTAACGTGCTCATGGATATCGTAACCAAGATTTTGGCTGGTATATCCACCGCTCCAAAGATGACCTGGATTAGGTAAATGCTGACCCCAAATTTCTGCAGATCCATTGAGAGGCCGTAGTAGGCGAAGCTGGTTGAGAACCTGAGATTATACAGTTCAGAGGTCACAAGTGTGGTACCAAATGCTGGAtggtactaaataaaatgctaGGATTGAGTGACTGACCAGACTACGCAGAGGCACACGGTAATGGTTCTCATTGTGGATGTGCGTACGAGGTCTATAGCGCTGTAAGACCCCTTTGAACAGGCCATCTCCTTCTTCATGGACTCTTGCAACATCTGCATGCACAACCACAACAGGATAAACATTCTGAATGACCTGCATAATGCTAAAATTGATAGTCATGTATAACGTCATACCTCAAGGTTGATTTTGTCGGCTTCTGCACGCCGTCCATTTATGCGAGCCACTGTTTTAAGGTTTTTTACCGCCTGCTCTGGTTTCTTGCTCAGGACCAGCCAACGAGCAGACTCTAAGAACCACCTGCAGAAGACAATATAAGATCTTATGTCATTACATATATGCCAAATACATATAGACATTCAAGTGAAAGTCTGTTTGTATAAGTAATACAAGTGATACAAGtaatttttttgaatgtaagtGTTGGAAATGAGagacaaaaatcatttttaattcgtataaatattttcataggGATAATGTTTTGGGGATTGCTTTGTGCAAATTGTCATTTGGTGCAACTAGCTTAATTAACTTAAGtgcaataatttataataatattttttaaatgattatttaaacaacaaataattgTTAATAGTATAATTAGTATAATATACAGCAAtacaaaatgcaatatttacaatgcaatacaatatttttgttactcaaaaaatatttatttaaattatg encodes:
- the slc22a6l gene encoding solute carrier family 22 member 6: MAFSDLLEQVGSTGRFQVLHVTLLSLPILMMASHNLLQNFVAAVPPHHCTPHANLSTSSMGAGDVLRVTVPLDQNGKPERCRRYAHPQWQLLSSNSSESLWEKDMEETETQSCEDGWYYDMTEMSSTIITEWDLVCDQRALKQMSQTTYMGGVLVGAVIFGGLSDRFGRRVLLLISNLMMAVGGTCTAFSTSFTMFCIFRVCCGMALSGLVLNSFSLIVEWIPTRVRTVVGTGTGYCYTTGQLILAGVAYCIRDWRWLTLAVSLPFYVSFLYSWWFLESARWLVLSKKPEQAVKNLKTVARINGRRAEADKINLEMLQESMKKEMACSKGSYSAIDLVRTSTMRTITVCLCVVWFSTSFAYYGLSMDLQKFGVSIYLIQVIFGAVDIPAKILVTISMSTLGRRPSQCGALVLAGVMILINLLVPYDLQMLRTSLAVIGKGCLAASFNCCYLYSGELYPTVIRQNGMGWVSMMARFGAMVAPMVLLLGEDTPWLPGFIYGGAPILSGIFAFFLPETLSQPLPDTIQDVDDRGFGWKKAKRLPEKEDLATKDPSCVLLKESA